In the uncultured Methanobacterium sp. genome, one interval contains:
- a CDS encoding GNAT family N-acetyltransferase produces the protein MSIKTSIKEHFTNNHLNLINHFENASLKSHWDYFFPDNPELELPNQTYLEGDSNLKRDMVFRRFNWGDLDECASLFKNVFSAEPWNDEWVSLDQSRNYLKELVENPVFEGFVMYEDSKIVAACLGHRRSWWMGKEFFVDEFFVETGRQGNGIGTKTVDFLVDILREDGYTRLTLLTNKNIPAETFYLKNGFYNNEKRTVMVKMI, from the coding sequence ATGTCTATAAAAACCTCAATCAAGGAACATTTCACTAATAACCATTTGAATCTAATAAATCATTTTGAAAATGCCTCTTTAAAAAGTCATTGGGATTATTTCTTCCCGGATAACCCGGAGCTTGAACTTCCAAATCAGACCTATCTTGAAGGTGATTCCAACTTAAAAAGAGATATGGTTTTCAGGAGATTTAATTGGGGAGATCTGGACGAATGTGCCAGCCTGTTTAAAAACGTATTTTCAGCTGAACCCTGGAATGATGAATGGGTATCCCTGGATCAATCCAGAAATTATTTGAAGGAACTGGTTGAAAACCCGGTTTTTGAAGGATTTGTAATGTACGAGGACTCTAAAATCGTGGCTGCCTGTTTGGGGCACCGTAGATCATGGTGGATGGGGAAAGAGTTCTTTGTGGATGAATTTTTTGTGGAAACTGGCAGACAGGGGAATGGGATTGGAACTAAAACAGTAGATTTCCTGGTTGACATCCTTCGGGAAGATGGATACACTCGTTTAACTCTTTTAACCAATAAGAATATACCCGCCGAGACTTTTTATCTAAAAAATGGGTTCTACAATAATGAAAAAAGAACGGTCATGGTTAAAATGATTTAA
- a CDS encoding MarR family transcriptional regulator, translated as MGKCKKIREDDLNDIPLGLFASIIHRARMMYLNNQLKTLNVTSSQFIYLIKLYRKEGQTQEDLANHLFVDKGTVARAVRKLEDNGFICRRIDPENRRRYLLYLTEDGKALMPDIIGIIKSWEDSINEDFSNEEKKRIKEILKKLTIKSLNKLCDTEENLNE; from the coding sequence ATGGGTAAATGTAAGAAAATACGTGAAGATGACCTTAATGATATTCCGCTGGGCCTTTTTGCCTCTATAATCCATAGAGCTCGGATGATGTATCTAAACAACCAACTGAAAACATTGAACGTCACTTCCAGTCAGTTCATTTATTTGATCAAACTTTACCGGAAGGAAGGTCAGACACAGGAAGATCTGGCCAATCATCTTTTTGTGGACAAGGGGACAGTGGCTCGTGCTGTTAGGAAACTGGAGGATAATGGATTCATCTGCCGGCGAATCGATCCAGAAAATCGCCGAAGGTACCTTCTTTACTTAACAGAGGATGGGAAGGCCTTAATGCCGGATATTATTGGTATAATCAAATCATGGGAAGATTCAATTAATGAAGACTTTTCTAATGAAGAAAAAAAACGAATTAAGGAGATTCTAAAGAAATTAACCATTAAAAGTTTGAACAAATTATGCGATACGGAGGAAAACCTGAATGAGTAA
- a CDS encoding MFS transporter, with translation MSNTVSKGGNLPLNPSEDKKGRGIDYKWIALTNVLIASMMGTINGSITLISLPAIFNGIHIDPLTSFQYLLWILMGYGLVTATLLLSFGRLSDMYGRVKLFKLGFLVFTIGSILLYLTPSTGDAGAIEIIIFRIVQAVGSALTMANSSAILTDAFPVSERGKALGINMVALMSGQFIGLLLGGILAVFDWRYIFLVSVPFGILGTVWSTLKLKELSLRAPKTKLDIWGNVTFVSGITLLLLGVTYGLMPYGNDAMGWNNPWVMASMVIGFILLVLFPVVESKVKNPMFRLDLFRIKMFTYANVAGFLSALSRGGMMFMLILLLQGIWLPLHGYSYESTPFWAGVYMLPLTLGVIIMGPISGILSDKYGPRWIATIGMVMNTIGFIILASLPSNFNYWELGLTLFFMGLGSGMFGSPNSASIMNSVPPQERGVASGMLTTIMNTAFTASMAIFFTIVIVGITQRFPDAMASSLAGIGAAQLTPILSNIPPTGALFSAFLGYNPVETILTSVPSAVVSQIPPATLTTLTGTTWFPSTLSEAFMPSLQISFYIGAVFCGLSALLSALRGKKYIHEMEVIKISPDDDVDSDEVS, from the coding sequence ATGAGTAATACTGTTTCTAAAGGGGGCAATTTGCCTCTCAACCCGTCAGAAGATAAAAAAGGACGTGGAATTGATTATAAATGGATAGCTCTAACTAATGTTCTAATAGCCTCAATGATGGGAACTATCAATGGTAGTATAACCCTGATTTCCCTTCCCGCTATCTTCAACGGCATTCACATAGATCCATTAACTTCTTTCCAGTACTTGCTGTGGATACTGATGGGATATGGCCTGGTAACCGCCACCCTGCTTTTAAGTTTCGGACGTCTGTCTGATATGTATGGTAGAGTCAAGTTATTTAAGCTGGGATTCTTGGTATTCACCATAGGATCCATCCTGCTTTACCTGACACCATCCACGGGTGACGCTGGGGCTATAGAGATCATCATCTTCAGAATAGTCCAGGCAGTGGGCAGTGCCCTCACCATGGCCAACAGTTCGGCTATACTCACCGATGCCTTCCCGGTAAGTGAAAGGGGAAAGGCTCTGGGCATCAACATGGTGGCACTCATGTCTGGCCAATTTATAGGACTCCTACTGGGTGGAATATTAGCGGTCTTTGACTGGAGATATATATTCCTGGTAAGTGTACCATTCGGTATTTTAGGAACAGTATGGTCTACTTTAAAGCTCAAAGAACTATCATTACGCGCTCCCAAAACCAAACTAGACATCTGGGGAAACGTAACCTTTGTCTCGGGTATAACCCTCCTACTTCTAGGAGTAACATACGGTCTCATGCCCTACGGTAACGATGCAATGGGATGGAACAATCCATGGGTAATGGCCTCAATGGTGATTGGATTCATCCTCCTGGTCCTGTTCCCAGTGGTGGAAAGCAAGGTGAAAAATCCTATGTTCCGGCTGGATCTATTCCGGATAAAAATGTTCACCTACGCCAATGTTGCAGGTTTTCTCAGTGCGCTCAGCAGGGGAGGCATGATGTTCATGCTCATACTTCTGCTCCAGGGAATATGGCTCCCATTACACGGATACAGCTATGAATCCACACCCTTCTGGGCAGGAGTTTACATGTTACCCCTCACTCTGGGAGTGATTATAATGGGACCAATATCTGGAATACTCTCGGATAAATATGGACCCCGCTGGATTGCCACTATCGGAATGGTAATGAACACCATAGGCTTCATTATACTGGCATCACTACCCTCCAATTTCAACTACTGGGAATTAGGTTTAACCCTGTTCTTCATGGGATTGGGAAGTGGAATGTTCGGTTCACCAAACAGTGCTTCTATAATGAACTCAGTACCTCCACAGGAAAGGGGTGTGGCTTCAGGAATGCTAACAACTATAATGAACACGGCATTCACTGCGAGTATGGCCATTTTCTTCACCATAGTAATTGTGGGAATCACTCAACGCTTCCCTGATGCAATGGCATCCTCTCTTGCAGGTATAGGTGCAGCACAGTTGACCCCAATCCTCAGTAACATACCACCAACAGGGGCGTTATTTTCGGCCTTTTTAGGTTACAACCCAGTCGAAACCATCTTAACCAGTGTTCCATCAGCAGTGGTTAGTCAGATACCCCCTGCAACATTAACCACACTAACTGGAACCACCTGGTTCCCATCAACACTGTCTGAAGCTTTCATGCCTTCTCTTCAGATTTCATTCTACATTGGAGCAGTATTCTGTGGTCTATCCGCCCTATTATCTGCCCTACGTGGGAAGAAATACATCCATGAGATGGAAGTAATTAAAATCAGTCCAGATGATGATGTTGATTCAGATGAAGTTTCATAA
- a CDS encoding ABC transporter permease, protein MKGLYAAVWAETLKVRRSKIFIITLMAFSAIAIMMGLMVLVAKYPALVGQSTLVSAKSTLFKDDWHSYFEILLQIILGFGIMGFGMVSSWVFGREYVDRTETDLLALPIHRSTIVMSKFIIIIIWCLLLALTLFVVGILTGMAMNITGWSFDTTYHYFIVFVETSILTILVCTPVAFIASFSRGYLAPIGYVIATLFITNIIPISIPSIIPYLPWAIPALGTGLLGPNFPYPGIISYIILFSTCIFGIIGTVAWWRFADQS, encoded by the coding sequence ATGAAAGGTTTATATGCAGCAGTTTGGGCTGAAACTCTTAAAGTAAGAAGGTCTAAAATATTTATAATAACCTTAATGGCTTTTTCCGCTATTGCCATCATGATGGGTTTGATGGTTTTAGTTGCCAAATACCCTGCACTTGTAGGTCAATCTACCTTAGTTAGCGCCAAATCGACACTCTTTAAGGATGATTGGCATTCATATTTTGAAATATTACTTCAGATTATTCTAGGCTTCGGAATTATGGGGTTCGGAATGGTTTCATCCTGGGTTTTTGGTAGGGAGTACGTAGATCGTACAGAAACAGACCTCTTAGCACTGCCCATTCACCGTTCTACCATTGTTATGTCGAAATTTATTATTATTATAATCTGGTGTTTACTACTAGCATTAACTCTTTTTGTTGTTGGAATCCTTACGGGTATGGCCATGAATATTACTGGCTGGTCATTTGACACAACCTACCATTATTTTATAGTTTTTGTAGAAACTTCAATTCTCACCATACTAGTCTGTACTCCTGTTGCGTTTATCGCCAGTTTCAGCCGAGGATATCTTGCCCCCATAGGTTATGTAATTGCTACCCTGTTTATAACCAATATCATTCCCATCAGCATACCCAGCATCATACCTTACCTTCCCTGGGCCATCCCAGCGCTAGGTACCGGACTTTTAGGGCCAAATTTCCCATACCCTGGCATAATCAGTTATATCATATTATTTTCTACCTGTATTTTTGGGATAATTGGAACTGTGGCCTGGTGGCGCTTCGCTGATCAATCTTAA
- a CDS encoding ABC transporter ATP-binding protein: protein MGKIVEDEIIRTSNLSKHYGNIKAVNGISLNVSKGEIYGFLGLNGAGKTTTIRMLLGMIRPTSGESYLMGKRVHAGIHNLWNRVGYLVEIPYSYPELTVRENLEITRRLRFIPDSGAVNSIMEKLKLIPYKNRKAKNLSLGNAQRLGLAKALIHNPEILILDEPANGLDPAGIVEIRELLFDLAHNQGVTIFISSHILGEISRIATRIGIIHEGRLIQEMDANQLHELRKRGLLIDLKDKNGAISLLKNKGLDATITEDGLIEITDENAINHPENVNSRLVKAGFSPSMLKVEEEDLESYFLRIIGSEGVV from the coding sequence TTGGGAAAAATAGTTGAAGACGAAATCATCCGAACCAGTAACCTATCTAAACACTATGGAAATATCAAAGCCGTTAACGGAATATCCCTTAATGTCAGTAAGGGAGAGATATACGGATTTCTCGGATTGAATGGTGCAGGTAAAACCACCACCATTCGAATGTTGCTGGGTATGATTCGACCCACCAGTGGTGAATCCTATTTAATGGGCAAAAGAGTTCACGCCGGAATCCATAATCTATGGAACCGTGTTGGTTATCTGGTAGAAATACCTTATTCTTACCCAGAACTGACTGTGAGGGAAAATTTAGAAATTACACGACGATTACGTTTTATCCCGGATTCAGGTGCAGTTAATTCGATTATGGAAAAACTTAAACTTATCCCTTATAAGAATAGGAAAGCTAAAAATCTTTCACTGGGTAATGCTCAGCGATTAGGACTTGCAAAGGCCCTGATACATAACCCAGAAATCCTTATTCTGGATGAGCCTGCTAATGGGCTTGATCCTGCAGGTATTGTTGAAATAAGAGAATTATTATTTGACCTTGCCCATAATCAAGGGGTGACCATTTTTATTTCCAGCCATATCCTTGGTGAGATCTCCAGGATCGCCACCCGTATTGGTATTATCCATGAAGGACGACTGATTCAGGAAATGGATGCTAACCAATTACACGAACTCCGAAAAAGGGGCCTTTTAATAGATTTAAAGGATAAAAATGGAGCTATTTCACTTTTAAAGAATAAAGGGCTTGATGCAACAATAACTGAAGATGGTTTGATAGAGATTACTGATGAAAACGCCATAAATCATCCTGAGAATGTGAATTCTCGCCTGGTAAAGGCCGGGTTTTCACCTTCCATGCTAAAAGTTGAAGAAGAGGATCTAGAATCATATTTCCTGAGAATTATTGGCAGTGAAGGAGTTGTTTAA
- a CDS encoding TetR/AcrR family transcriptional regulator, with translation MPRPWSEKEKGIIRKTLLTEGKKLFEKYGLQKTTVDEIARAARISKGSFYLFYQSKEELYFDVLEDVESEFKEKMFENVFQPGMNRRECFKAFLNQTVELLTTMPLYKEINSSNYELLLRKLPEETLTKHVQSDQEDVSKYFTYWMEQGWMKRVDMDALNGLLLSLIHFIIHRDDFEGTNYETTMELWIDALASYLIIEETD, from the coding sequence ATGCCTAGACCATGGAGTGAAAAAGAAAAGGGAATAATCAGGAAAACCTTGCTAACCGAAGGTAAGAAACTTTTCGAAAAATATGGCCTTCAAAAAACTACCGTGGACGAAATCGCCCGCGCAGCACGCATATCCAAGGGCTCTTTCTACCTTTTTTACCAGTCCAAGGAAGAACTATATTTCGATGTTTTGGAGGATGTGGAAAGTGAATTCAAAGAAAAAATGTTTGAAAACGTTTTTCAACCTGGAATGAATAGGCGTGAATGTTTCAAAGCTTTTCTTAATCAAACAGTTGAGTTATTGACCACCATGCCATTATACAAAGAGATAAACTCTTCAAATTATGAATTACTCCTGCGTAAACTCCCTGAAGAAACATTGACCAAACATGTTCAAAGTGATCAGGAAGATGTTTCCAAATATTTTACTTATTGGATGGAACAGGGCTGGATGAAGCGAGTGGACATGGACGCTCTTAATGGTCTTTTATTGTCGTTAATTCATTTTATCATACACCGGGATGATTTTGAAGGGACAAATTACGAAACAACCATGGAATTGTGGATTGATGCACTGGCATCTTATCTGATCATAGAAGAAACCGATTAA
- a CDS encoding flavodoxin family protein — MMNIGIIVYSQTEHTYSVAERLQEKLLANGHAVEIEPVTPAGEVHPGSKDITFQNQPDIQDYDALIFGSPVHAFNLAPAMKAYLEQIPSLHDKKIACYVTKGLPFHRTGGNQAISHMKKLCQSKGGTVMGTGIIVWRGGREKEIKELVEKFSMLLS, encoded by the coding sequence ATGATGAATATTGGAATTATAGTCTATTCCCAAACTGAACACACGTATTCTGTTGCAGAGAGACTCCAGGAGAAGCTCCTGGCAAATGGACATGCAGTGGAGATTGAACCGGTGACACCGGCCGGTGAAGTGCACCCTGGTTCAAAAGATATCACCTTCCAAAATCAGCCAGATATCCAGGACTATGATGCACTGATATTCGGTTCTCCAGTGCATGCCTTTAACCTTGCACCGGCAATGAAAGCTTATCTGGAGCAGATACCATCACTCCATGATAAAAAAATTGCCTGCTATGTCACTAAAGGCTTACCATTCCACCGAACCGGTGGAAACCAGGCTATATCCCATATGAAAAAACTCTGTCAGTCTAAAGGTGGAACAGTCATGGGAACCGGGATCATAGTTTGGAGAGGTGGACGTGAAAAAGAGATTAAAGAACTTGTTGAAAAGTTTAGTATGTTACTTTCTTAA
- a CDS encoding DUF1697 domain-containing protein, with protein MNTICYAAFLRGINVSGKTRIKMADLRDAFESMGFKNVRTLLASGNVVFDSVGENKKILAEKIESGLKKVFKRDIFVILRSIGHLKKLQSMKPFEGIELTSDIRMYVTFFPEKARPSTITVPYTTSPQKGFTILNATSMEVFSVVDLSRGKGTPELMNFLEKEYGSNLTTRSWGTVLKLLK; from the coding sequence ATGAATACCATTTGCTATGCTGCTTTTTTAAGGGGAATCAATGTAAGTGGGAAAACCCGAATTAAAATGGCAGATTTAAGGGATGCTTTCGAATCAATGGGATTTAAAAACGTTCGAACATTACTTGCCAGTGGAAATGTGGTTTTTGACTCTGTAGGTGAGAATAAAAAGATTTTAGCCGAAAAAATAGAATCTGGCTTGAAAAAAGTATTTAAAAGGGATATTTTCGTGATATTACGGAGTATTGGCCATTTAAAGAAGCTTCAGTCAATGAAACCGTTCGAAGGAATTGAATTGACCTCAGACATTCGGATGTATGTGACGTTTTTTCCCGAAAAAGCACGACCAAGCACAATTACAGTTCCCTATACTACTTCTCCTCAGAAAGGGTTCACTATCCTTAATGCAACTTCAATGGAAGTTTTCAGCGTGGTTGATCTTTCCAGGGGGAAGGGGACGCCGGAATTAATGAATTTTCTTGAAAAAGAGTATGGATCAAATTTAACAACCAGGAGCTGGGGCACGGTCCTGAAACTTTTGAAGTAA
- the ppk1 gene encoding polyphosphate kinase 1, which yields MSKNDYSFTQNRELSWLRFNDRVLEEAEDGSVPLLERLKYVSIFTSNLDEFYMVRCGSLYDLSLINEDYVDNKTGLSAQDQLDAIYDRSKFLYKRRDDVFISVNSLLKEHGIHDLDFNDLTKSETKFINKYFFNYIFPVLSPQIIDVQHPFPHLLNKSLNVMCIMKNKNETLYGLIPIPSSLPKIVYSPNDGLRFILIEKIIYEYANEIFSNYKIEFKTIVSVTRNADITLSNSQIDEDEDYRGYMKKILKKRTRLAPIRLEFYKYTDPNLTKFLSHQLNIEKNQVQISNTPLDMIYVYELYDHVKDANQLIFHKLSFNPYYPKIPQTFKEGKLISQLKKRDILLFYPYESMEPFLSLLKEAANDENVISIQITIYRLARSSSVIKYLLEARENKKEVTVLIELRARFDEERNIHYAGLLEEAGCRVLYGFEEYKVHTKICLITRKERNNIQYITQLGTGNYNEKTARLYTDLCFITTNHAIGEDGMLFFKNMAISNLNGEYEKLFVAPFGFKPKVIEKINKEIENAHNNLPANIIMKMNSLTDRELIDKLYEASKAGVKIRLIIRGICCLVPGLPGKTENIEVISIVGRFLEHARIYCFGTGDDVSVYLSSGDLMTRNTEKRVEIAFPVENSVLKKKIIHILDIMLNDNVKARKINDKGEYEKVIRSVDLIDSQYYFMQDDLSKIEEEQIIRESFFTKLKNLLKRKS from the coding sequence ATGTCTAAAAATGATTATAGTTTCACCCAAAACCGTGAATTATCCTGGTTAAGATTTAATGACCGTGTTTTAGAAGAAGCAGAAGATGGTTCTGTTCCTTTATTAGAACGTTTGAAATATGTGTCAATTTTTACAAGTAATTTAGATGAATTTTACATGGTCCGATGTGGAAGTTTGTACGATTTATCCCTCATCAATGAAGATTATGTGGATAATAAAACTGGTTTAAGTGCACAAGATCAATTGGATGCTATTTATGATAGATCCAAATTCCTGTATAAACGTAGAGATGATGTATTTATATCTGTTAATTCTCTCCTAAAAGAGCATGGCATCCATGATTTAGATTTTAATGATTTGACTAAAAGCGAAACTAAATTTATCAATAAATATTTCTTTAACTACATTTTTCCAGTTTTATCTCCCCAAATTATCGACGTTCAACATCCTTTTCCCCATTTATTGAACAAATCATTAAATGTTATGTGCATAATGAAAAATAAAAACGAAACCCTATATGGGCTTATTCCCATTCCATCCTCTTTACCTAAGATTGTTTATTCACCAAATGATGGATTGCGCTTTATTTTGATAGAAAAAATAATATACGAATATGCCAATGAAATATTTTCAAATTATAAAATAGAATTTAAAACCATTGTTTCTGTGACTAGAAATGCAGATATTACTTTATCTAACTCACAAATTGATGAAGATGAAGATTACAGGGGGTACATGAAAAAAATTTTAAAGAAAAGAACCCGTTTAGCACCGATAAGATTGGAATTCTACAAATATACAGACCCCAATTTAACAAAATTTTTATCTCATCAACTTAACATCGAAAAAAATCAAGTACAAATCTCAAATACTCCTTTAGACATGATTTATGTGTATGAACTATATGATCATGTTAAAGATGCAAATCAGTTGATCTTTCATAAATTATCCTTTAATCCCTATTATCCCAAAATACCGCAAACTTTTAAGGAAGGAAAGCTTATTTCCCAGTTAAAAAAGAGAGATATCTTACTATTTTACCCATATGAATCTATGGAACCTTTTTTGAGTCTATTAAAAGAGGCAGCTAATGATGAAAACGTGATTTCCATTCAAATTACGATTTACAGATTAGCCCGGTCTTCATCAGTGATAAAATATTTATTAGAAGCAAGGGAAAATAAAAAAGAAGTTACTGTCTTAATTGAACTTAGAGCTAGATTTGATGAAGAAAGAAACATTCATTATGCAGGTTTATTGGAAGAAGCAGGTTGCAGGGTTTTGTATGGTTTTGAAGAATATAAAGTGCATACAAAAATTTGTTTAATTACTCGAAAAGAGAGGAATAACATCCAATATATTACTCAATTGGGGACTGGTAATTACAATGAAAAAACCGCTAGATTGTACACTGATTTATGTTTCATTACCACCAACCATGCAATTGGTGAAGATGGAATGCTATTTTTCAAAAACATGGCAATTTCTAACTTAAACGGCGAGTATGAAAAGTTATTCGTTGCACCCTTTGGATTCAAACCTAAAGTAATCGAAAAAATTAATAAAGAGATAGAAAATGCCCATAATAATCTGCCAGCCAATATTATCATGAAAATGAATTCCTTAACTGATAGGGAATTGATTGACAAGTTATATGAAGCATCTAAAGCAGGCGTTAAGATCAGGTTAATAATTAGGGGTATTTGTTGCTTAGTTCCAGGATTACCTGGCAAAACTGAAAATATAGAAGTTATCAGTATTGTAGGCCGGTTCTTAGAACACGCAAGGATTTATTGTTTTGGTACAGGAGATGACGTTTCAGTGTATTTATCCAGTGGTGATTTAATGACCAGGAATACTGAAAAAAGAGTTGAAATTGCTTTTCCTGTTGAAAATTCTGTTTTAAAGAAAAAAATTATTCATATACTGGATATTATGCTTAATGATAATGTTAAAGCCAGGAAGATTAATGATAAAGGAGAATATGAAAAAGTTATTAGAAGCGTTGATTTAATTGATTCCCAGTATTATTTTATGCAGGATGATCTATCAAAAATTGAAGAAGAACAGATCATAAGAGAATCATTCTTCACCAAACTCAAAAATTTATTAAAAAGAAAAAGTTGA
- a CDS encoding phosphatase, whose translation MLYGVVDIGSNTVRLNVYRYENNKISVMFSNKENLGLVFYIKNKKLTDEGVEKLVSVLKEMKNDLDYFKIKNYSFFSTASLRNIENRAEVIGIIKNKVNIEIDVLSGEEEGTLSFCGSISTMKKDNGILIDVGGGSVEVVIFRDRKIKEKYSIPLGSLKIYNKYVSGMIPNKEESNLIKETVYSKLDKMDFNEEKIPFMCGVGGSIRAMGKMIIDLHLQDKNYNLIDLKLLNRLKEELKYDNKDTYNKILHVKPSRIHTLVPTLIIVESIASYFGCDQLQISEFSVREGYLFKKMLNRCQNV comes from the coding sequence ATGTTGTATGGAGTCGTAGATATTGGTTCAAACACAGTGCGATTAAACGTTTATCGTTATGAAAATAATAAAATAAGCGTTATGTTTTCAAACAAAGAAAATTTAGGCCTGGTATTCTATATAAAGAACAAAAAATTAACCGATGAAGGAGTTGAAAAATTAGTTTCCGTGCTAAAAGAAATGAAAAATGATTTGGACTATTTCAAAATAAAAAATTACAGTTTCTTCTCCACAGCTTCACTTCGAAATATTGAAAATCGTGCCGAGGTTATTGGAATTATTAAAAATAAAGTAAATATTGAAATTGATGTATTATCTGGTGAGGAAGAGGGAACTCTAAGCTTTTGCGGATCTATTTCTACCATGAAAAAAGATAACGGGATTTTAATTGATGTTGGAGGGGGTAGTGTAGAAGTTGTAATTTTTAGGGACAGAAAAATTAAAGAAAAATACAGTATTCCCCTTGGTTCTTTAAAAATTTATAACAAATATGTTTCTGGAATGATACCCAATAAAGAAGAGAGTAATTTGATTAAAGAAACAGTATACTCTAAATTAGATAAAATGGATTTTAATGAAGAAAAAATTCCTTTTATGTGTGGTGTTGGTGGAAGTATCCGTGCCATGGGCAAAATGATAATTGATTTACATTTACAAGATAAAAACTATAATTTAATAGATTTAAAACTATTAAATCGCCTTAAAGAAGAATTGAAGTATGATAATAAAGATACCTATAACAAAATATTACATGTTAAACCATCCAGAATCCATACTCTGGTCCCCACTTTAATAATTGTTGAATCAATTGCTTCTTACTTTGGTTGTGACCAACTACAAATCAGTGAATTTAGTGTTAGGGAAGGCTATTTATTTAAAAAAATGTTAAATAGGTGCCAAAATGTCTAA
- a CDS encoding DUF4332 domain-containing protein codes for MVENYHIDLKKIPLNEFKEEIKNSELLPSRKILKNHLNERFKILKGNKVENLQDLANLLKTPKKARAFAEKSGLPEDYLLILRREVNSYTPNPVNLGKFPGIKDETLHKLNSAGIKNTAHLFKRVKTPEDRENLATELGIPCKDLLELTKLTDMVRIKWVGPVFARIFLDSSTDTTAKIAKSKPNPLYKILVDINNQKKYTKSKFTESDVELCIKVASMVPKVIEYS; via the coding sequence ATGGTTGAAAATTACCATATTGACCTTAAAAAAATTCCTTTAAATGAATTCAAGGAAGAAATTAAAAATTCTGAACTCTTGCCCAGTCGAAAAATACTTAAAAACCACCTTAATGAAAGATTCAAAATTTTAAAGGGAAATAAAGTTGAAAATCTACAGGATCTTGCTAATTTATTGAAAACTCCTAAAAAGGCCAGGGCATTTGCTGAAAAATCAGGCCTACCTGAAGATTATCTCCTGATTTTAAGAAGAGAAGTTAACAGTTACACTCCCAATCCAGTTAATTTAGGTAAATTTCCAGGTATTAAAGATGAAACTCTCCATAAATTAAACAGTGCCGGAATTAAAAACACTGCTCATTTATTTAAAAGAGTAAAAACCCCGGAGGATAGGGAAAATTTAGCTACTGAGCTTGGAATACCCTGCAAGGATCTTCTGGAACTAACTAAATTAACAGACATGGTGCGTATTAAATGGGTAGGACCGGTTTTCGCCCGGATTTTCCTGGACTCCAGCACGGATACCACTGCAAAAATAGCTAAATCAAAGCCTAATCCACTGTATAAGATTCTTGTTGATATTAACAATCAAAAAAAGTATACTAAAAGCAAATTCACAGAAAGTGACGTTGAACTGTGTATTAAAGTTGCTAGTATGGTACCTAAAGTAATAGAATATTCATAG